The Phycisphaerae bacterium sequence GGCCTGCATGGTTCGTTCGTTTCTACGGTGATGGATAGTATGGGAAGAGATCGGTATTGGGGGTGGCGGCGATGATCTGGTCCGCGCGCCAGGAATAGACGAAGTCGTGGCCCATGGTGGTTTCGCAGGTTTGGCGCGTGGGCAAGGCATAGGTCAGGGCGATCGGGCTGGGTTTCGGTCCGGCGGGCACGAAGGCGTATCGGCCCAGCATGATCGGGCGTACCGGCGAACCGTCGGCTGAGAGGCGCACCGAATCCGCGGGCGTCCACGCGGGGATGCGAACCAGGACATTGCGGTTCGTCTTTGGTGTGATGACCACGGTGGCTGCTTTTGCCCGCTGCGAGGAGATTTTCACGCGATCGTCCTCGTAGTCGAAGTGCAGGTGTACAGCCAGGCCGGCTCGGGTGTCTTGGACCACATTGGCGTACACCTCGGTCAGCCCATGCAGCACGGAGGCGGTGACATCGGTATAGACGTAGCTCGCGCTATTGGGATATTCGATGCCGCATCCGTATCCGCCGATCATGCGTTCGCGCAGATTCCGGTAGTCCTCCCGTCCAAGGGCGGTGGAGTTGGCTTTGACCTGGACGGTCTGGTCGCCGTTATCGGCCTTCGCGAATTCCTCGATGGGAGTCAGTTCGGGTGTCTCTGTTATCTGCGACGGCAGGATTCGGCTGCGCAGCCATCGTTCGGTGTCGTCGAAGTATTCCGGGTAGCCGTTCAAGGCCAGGTGCATCGCGATTTCGGCGGCGTCCATCGTCGAGGCGACCTCGCTCAGGCAGTCCTGGAGGAAATCATGAGACGCAAAGCCGGACTCCTTGACGACGCGGGTGCGGATGGAGACACGGTACGTGGCCTCGATCGCGTCCACAAAGCGTCGCTGGCCCGTCATCAGGCCGAACAACAGGAGGCCTTTGATCGTGTTGAGGTACGAGTGGGTGTGCGTCGGGTGGATCTCGAAATTGATCGTCCCGTCGGCGCGGGTCGAATGGGCAAGATGGAACTCGGCGAGGAGATTCAGAAGCTCCATCGCCTCCGCCTGGCCCGTCTGGCGGTAGTAATGCACCAGGCCCTCAATCATCCGGCCGTCGCAGCCGACGTTCGGGTCGAATTCGCTGAAGATACGACCGCGATAGGGGAGGCGCTCGAGCGTCTCGCGGCCGTTCATTTCCGCCAGTTTCTCGTGGTAGTCGATCTTGCGGAAGTCCCATGCGCCGGTCGGCTGACGGATCGCCAGGAGTTTTTGGAGCATCCGTCGTCCGGTATCGGCGGCCCAGTCGCCGTTGCGGTACTGGACCATGGCCCCCAAGGCGAGCATGTTTTCGCGGAAGGAGTGCGGATAGAACGTGGGCGCGACGCCCTCCAGATCCATCGGCACCAGGCACAGGCCGTCGGAGTTGTCGAAGAATCGCCTGAAGTTCGCCAGCATGCGCGATTCGACGTCTTTGGCGACGGCAAAGCCCGTGGCGGCTTGGAGGCGGAGCATGGCGTCCCACCAGCGGTTCAGGTTGTGGCACGGGACGTGGAAGGTGATCCTGACGCGATGGTCGTTTCCGGCAATCACCTGGAACGTCGGCAGATGGTGCTTGGTGGGGAGCGTGCAGTTCAGCAGGTTTTGGCCGGCCAGCTCGAGGGAGCGTCTGAGGTTCACGAGTATTTCCTTTGTATCAGAAGCTCTTGAGTTGAATGTGATTTACGAAACGGTCTTTGCGTTGCAGGGCTGATGATCCTGCAGTTCGAGGAGCATTCTGGTTTGATGTTCCTTATTCGTCAAGGGGTCGGCGTACTGCCGTATGGGATTATCGTTCACCTCGGGTGAAAGGGGCCGTGCCCTTGCGGGGCGACAGTCTTTCCGCCGCCCCTTCGGGACCAGGGGCTTTCGCCCCTGGCTACGTGCCTGCCGCCCCTTCGGGGCTGATGGGCGGGGGGCGTTTGATACCCAGGGGCAGGCACAAGGCCTGCCCGTACGAAAAATCGGTTGTGGGTTGAAGAAGGCTGGAGAGATGCTATAATCTCGGGAGTGGCGACGGATTGTTAACAGTTAACAATTTGATCGGAAGCGTGTAATTCGGCGAGATTTCTCGAACCCGAACAGGCAGGTTCCCATCATGACCCCATCCCCCCTCTCTATTTCGCGGCCGGTGTTGTCTTCATCTGCGTTGGCGTATCGGATCGGGTTGGCGCGTCAGCGTACGGCTCTGCATCCGATGGACCGGCTGGATTTCATTTTGATGGATCTGGAGCGGCCGGACCTATCGAGTCGGCACGCGCACTGGTGCACGGGGGATTTGTCGGGTCGGACGCTGGAGTTTCTGTCGGCGGCTGAGGGGATGGACGGTCGGCGGGACGAGCGGCTGGTGGAGCTTTTCGAGCGGATATTGCGTCAGCGTCGGCCGTCGGGTCTGATCGGTCGGTACGCGGCGCACTGGGAGGCGAAGACGACGGCGCCGGAGGAGCATCTGTGGAGCGCCAGCCATCGGCTGTTTCCGGGCTTGATCCGCTATTTCGATCTGACGAACGATTGGCGGGCGTTGGAGGCGGCGGCGGGTCTGGGCGACTGGCTGTTGAGCCGCAAGGACGAGTGGGTCAAGGCGCACGGGGATTTTGAGGGGTGTCTAATCATTTTCTGGGTGACCGAGCCGCTGGCGGGCTTGTATCGGCTGACGGGGCGGAGGGAGTATCTGGATTTTGCCGCGATGATCGGTTCGGGGATCAAGACGCTGGAGAATCAGCATTCGCATGGGTTCATGTGCACGATGCGCGGCTTGCAGCTTGCGGCGTTGTACACGGGCGACATGTCGTGGAACGAAAAGCCGGAGTACTTCCGGCGGATGATTATTGACGAGCAGATTCAGAAGGCCGACGGCTGCGTGAGCGAGTGTTTTCCGCGGAGTTTTCGGAATGAGGGGTGTTCGATCGCGGATTGGGTGATGATGAACCTGTACGCCGGGCTGCTGAACGGGGAGGACGAGCCGTACGCGGTGGCCCAGAACAGCTTGTGGAATGCGCTGTTCCTGAATCAGTTCGCCACGGGCGGGTTCGGGCATCGGGACCTTTCGCCGGTGGGGTATTTGATGGGTCCGATGAATGAGTGCTGGTGGTGCTGCACGGAGCACGGCGGGTTGGCGATGACGGAGTACGGTCGGCACGCGGTGACGCGGCGGGGCGAGACGGTGTGGGTGAATTTGCTGACGCCGGGGCGTTTTGCACTGCCGGGCGATGACGGGCGGGAGATTGTCGTGACGGTGAGCACGTCGTTCCCCGCCGGCGGCGAGGCGACGATCACAGCCAGCGGGCTGGCGGAGGGGATGGCGCTAAAGGTTCGCGTGCCGGAGACGATCTGGGATGCGCGGGTGGAGGAGCAGCGGTCGGCGGGCGAGTTGACGGTGCGGATCGCCGGGCGAGTGGGCCACTGGCTGCAGGAGTACCAGGACAAGGTGGTGCTGCGGTACGGTCCGGTGGTGCTGGCCCCGATGACGTACTATTGGAACGTGGAGGGCAAGACGCTGGAGGAGGGGAGTACGGTGCCGGCGGAGTACGTACCGGCGTCGCTGCCGAAGGGTTTGCCGCGGTTGGAGGTTGAGGCGGATGCGGCGGGACGGGTGGCGGTTTCGGGCGATCCGGTTCCGGACTGGTCGTTCTGGGAGTTGGGACCGACGGCGCCGCTGAGCGTGGAAGGGGCGTCGGCGAACGTGCCGGTGGAGTTTCCGGACGGGACGAAGCAGACGTTGTGGTTTTCGCCGCTGTGTCACGCGACGTCGTCGATCAGCTACGCGGACGTGCCGATTCTTTTCCGGAAGTGAGGGTGCGATGGGCCGGGTGGAGGCGGAGAGTTTCGGAGCTATCTGAGATTTGACGAGTTGAAGGTCGTGGTGCGTTCAGCGAACGCCCTTAAAGGAGCAATGCGATGGCGAAGCCGTTCGAGCAGAAAGACAATTTGTTCATGACGTGCGCGATTCACCTGATTCCGATGCCGAAGTGGACGATGTGGCGCGATCCGCCGTGCTGCCACGGACTGGCGGAGGCGGTGGAGAAGATGGACCGGTTCTGCCATCGGATCTACAAGGTTCCGGTCACGTGGATGTGTTCGTACGCGGGTCTGCAGCAGCACGCTGAGCAGCTCAAGCGTTTTGTCCACGAGTACGGCGACGAGGTGACGATCATGGAGGGCGGGATTGCGTCCCGCGCGGTGCTGGACAACCAGCCGGAGGTGTACCAGGGCTGGGTGGAGGATTGCGGGCTCAAGCGTCCGGGCGAGGATTTTCAGTCGAAGGAGGCGGAGGCGGTGGGAGCCCGGGCGTTCCACGACATGGACTACGATGAGCAGAAGGTCTGCCTTTCGTATCTGAAGGACTACTTCGACCGAACGATCGGAGTTCCCACGCGGACGCTTTCGACGCCGTGCACGAACGCCGACACGATCCGGATCATGATGGAACTGGGGATGGACGTGTCGTGGGGGTATTGCTGGAACTACTTCTGCGAGGGGATGAACCACAAGGGTTCGGTGCCGTACCCGTTCTACATCAGTCCGAAGAACCACTCGGTGCCGGACCCGGCGCCGGGGCAGAAGCGGGTGCTGGGGCTGCACTGGGGGATGTCGTCGGCTGCGATCTACAACCGGGCGGAGGTGCACTCGAAGCACGGCGGTCCGGGGTTCTGCAGCAATCCGCTGGAGCTGGCGAATCGCAGCGAAGGATTGGAGAAGTACGACCTGCACCGCAAGCTCATTCGCGAGGCGGTGTCGTGGGCGCAGTGGAACCCGTACGGCCATCTGCCGCTGCAGCTTGAGGCGATCTGGCTGTCGGAGGACGAGATTTCGCCGGAGCTGCACGACATGTATCCGACGTTCAACTCGGCGAACACCGAGGTGCTGTATACGCAGATCGAGGAGTGTTTGCGTTGCGGGGCCAAGCCGGTGACGTTCGCGGGCTTCGCGGACTGGCATCGGGCGCATGTGGGCGATACGGCGGAGATGGTTCAGCACCACGAGGATCCGCTGCCGGAGGTCCGCAACCGGGGCAAGGACGCCCACGTGCCACCGCTGGTGCTCTACGGGTCGTCGAAGCGGCAGTTCTGGTTCGACCGCGGGCGCGGGTTCAACTACGTGCGGCGGTATTCGTACACGCCGGTGGTGCCGGAGGAGCAGATCGTCAATGAGTATCCGTTCGACTCCGAGCCGCGGGTGTATTTGCGGATCAAGCATTCGGCCAACGTTCGGACGGGCCTGGTGATCCGGCCGGAGGGCGTGCACTACGAGCTGTCGCAGTTCGACCTGACCGCCTACGACGGCGATCCGGACTACGCAGCCATCCTGTGGCACGCGAACATTCCGTCGTACGTGAAGGACGAGGATATCACGATCGGCGGCGCGTTGAAGGGGTTCAAGACGATTCGGCCGAAGAACCTGGCGATCTTGTTCGCGGAGCTGGCCAAGGGCGAGAATTCGATCGTGTTCCGGTCGGACCTGCCGGGCAAGCACGTGCGGATCGTCTCGGCTGAGACGGTGGGCAAGCGGTTTGAGGTGTGGATCGAGAACGACGCGGATGAGGCGTACCTCAACAGCATCGAGTTTGCCATGCCGACGGGGCTTCGGATCGGCGGGTTCTGGTGGGACGGGCACTACAGCCGGACGATTTTCCGGTACGGCTGGGGCCACTACTCGCGCGAGGACGGCAAGTTCTGGCTGGCTTCGTACTATCCGGTGCAACTGAAGATCAATCGCGGGTTGACGCGGATGAGCGTGGAGTTGCTGTAGCGCACGTTGGAGCATGACCATGATGACGGGCGAAAGCGGGTTCGTGGACGTGTGTGCGCACGGCGCGGGCCGCGGCGGGCTGGACACGCGGGCGGTCCAGTCGGCGATCGACGCGTGCGCGGGTCGCGGCGGCGGGACGGTGTACGTTCCGCCGGGCCGGTACGTGTGCGGAACGATCCGGCTGGCCAGTTTCGTGACGCTGCACCTGGAGGCCGGCGCGGTGCTCGAGGGCAGCACCTCGCCGGGCGATTACGAGGGCGGCGAAGGCGGATATCTGATCTACGGCGAGGATCTTGACGGTGCGGCGCTGACCGGTCGCGGGACGATCGACGGGCGGGGTCCGTCGTGGTGGACGTCGGAGATGATCAACGCGACGGCGCTGCGGCCGAAGGCGGCGCGGCCGCGGGCGCTGGTGTACCTGGTCAACTGCCGCAACACGGTGGTGCGGGACGTGAGTCTGGTCGATTCGCCGTTCTTTACGCTGTGGATGCTGGGCGGCGAGGGCGCGGCGATCGACGGGGTGCGGATCGCCAACCCGCGCAACGGCCCGAACACGGACGGCATCGACGTGGACTGCTGCCGCGACGTGACGATTTCCAACTGCCGGATCGACGCGGGCGACGACTGCATCGCGCTCAAGAGCAACGCGAAGTGGCTGGGACGGCGGCAGGCGTGCGAGAACGTGGTGGTCAGCAACTGTGTGCTCTCGTCGAGCACGTGTGCGGTGCGGGTGGGTTACGAGGGCGACGCGCCGATCCGGAACTGCGCGTTTTCGAACCTGGCGATCACGGACACGCACATCGGGATCGATCTGGTTTCGATCCTGCCCGCCGATGAGCAGGCGGCGCGGTACATCCAGGAGGGCGTGGAGATCGAGAATGTCGCGTTTTCCAACGTCGTGATGGACCGGGCGCAGCGGCCGATCTTCGCGTGGGTGGGCAACGAGACGGGCGGGCCGATGCGTGGCCTGATCGCCGACGTGGCGATCCGCGGCCTGACCGCGCGGGCGGCCGGCAGCAGTTACATCGGCGGGTTGGCCGGCAATCCGATCCGCGGCTTTCGGCTTAGCGACGTGAGGATTGAGGTGCACGGGACGATCGAGTCGGCGGATGTCGCGGTTCCGGATGTCTGGGGTTCCCAGCCGGTTCCGTTTGGGCTATACTGCCGACACGTCGAAGGGCTGACCCTCGGCGAGGTGAAGGTTGACATGGCCTCGGCCCGCGGGCCGTGGCGGGGCGATGTCCACTGTGAACATGTGAATACCGAGTAGCGTGGGCGATGCCCGCCGCCAACGCGGGTCGTACACAAGGATTATTTTCATGAACGTGTCATCTGGGAATACGACGGGATCGAAGGTGGATTTTGCTTATTCGTTCGGGACGCCGCACCGGCTGACGGTGTGCCGGCCGGATGGTCCGGACAAGACGCTGTTGGACGCCAAGGCGGGCGAGCTGCGGATGGCGTGGAGCTACCACCGGATGGCGGATTACGAGGCGGCGACGTTCGTGGCTCCGCCGACGACGTGGGAGTTGTGGATCAAGACGGAGATCGACGGGCAGGCGGTTCCGAGCAGCACGTGGCGGCGGCTTGAGGGCGATCTGCCGGTGCTGGAGAATTGTTACGGCGATTCTCGCGGGCGGATTCGGCTGACGGTCGCGGGCGGCGAGACGGCGGCGGTGACTCGGATCGAGGTCACGAACACCGGCGATCGGCTGCACCGGTTCGTGGTCAACTGCGATTCGAGCTACACGTGGGCCAACGGGGTGAACCTGGCCTGGCTGGGCGAGATGGAGTTCGTGGATTCGATCATCTCCGGCTGGAAGGACCGGTCGGATCGGGTGCTGGTGGTGGGATTGGGCGCGCAGGAGTACGTGGCGCACAAGGCGGGGATCGGGATGGTCTGGACGCTGGCGGCCGGGCAGAGCGCGGTGGGCTGGCTGGTGCGGCCGTACAAGGCGTACAAAGCCGATCTGCCGGCGCTGCGGCAGGGCGACTGGGCGGGCCAGCTCGAGGCGGCGATCCGCGAGTGGCGCGAGCGGCTGGATCGGGCGGTTCCGATGCACATTCCCGATCCGCGGGTGGGCGAGGCGGTGCGGGCGAGCCTGGCGGACCTGTTCGTGATGCGCGAGCCGACGCTCACCGGACAGATCGCGGGCATGGCGGGCACGGAGGTGTACCGGGCGGCCAACAACGCGGAGCCGGCGGTGATGGCGATCTGTCTGGATCAGTTCGGCTATCCGGGCGAAGCGGAGGACGGCTACGAGTTCTGTCTGGAGCAGCAGGGCGCCAACGGCGACTGGGCCGATCCGGAAGGGTGGAGTGCCTACTGGTGGTCGAGCTCGGGATTCAAGTCGTGGGCGGTGATCGAGCACTACAAGCTGACGGGCGATCGGGCATACCTGGAGCGGCAGTATCCGCGGCTGCTGGCGTCGAGCCGGTTTCTGCACGCCCAGCGTCAGCGGACGCGGAAGCTGGCGGATGGCCGGCGTCCGCTGACCTACGGTTTGATGCCGAAGGGCGCGGGCGATTGCGGGCTGTTCGACGATGACGATTTCTATGGCGTGTTCTATCCGCACAATTTCTGGGCGACCTATGCCGACCAGGTGGCGGCGGAGGTGGCAGCCATTCTCGATAGGCCGGAGCGGAAGGAACTGGAAAGCAACTATCAGCAGGCGCTGGACGATCTGCTGATGTCGCTGGCGGACGGGGCGATCGAGGAGGACGGCTACCGGTGGATTCCCGCGGCGCCGGGCAAGACGTCGGGCAGCCGGTGGGGGGCGCTGAACGCGCTGTTTCCATGCCGGCTGCTGCCGGCGGATCACGAATTGATCACCGGGACGATCCGCAAGATCGAGTCGCGGATGAGCCCGGGCGGGATTCCGATGCACACCGGATGGCTCGAGGACGGAATGTGGGTGGCGATCACGCTGGACAATCTGGGCCAGGCCCAGCTCGTGCGCGGCGAAGGCGACAAGGTGGCCGAGTACTTCTACGCGGTGCTGAACCACGGCACGCCGCTGTACACCTGGTGCGAGGAGCGCGGTCCGGCGCCGGGCACGGAGACGTGCACGGGCGATCGTCAGCATCTGTTTACGCCGGTGGCGGTGTTGCGGGCGGTGCGGGACATGATGGTGATGGAGGAGGATCAGGGCCTGCACGTGGGCCGCGGCGTACCGCGGAGCTGGCTGGCGTCGGGTCGGGAGGTCGGCGTGGAGCGCGCGCCGACGCACTTTGGTCCGGTCTCCTGGACGATGCGGTTCGACGCGGCGGCAAGCGTGGTGAAGGTGAGCCTGGACGTGCGGCCGGGCAGCGGATCGGCGTGGATTCGGGTTCACGTGCGTCTGCCGGGCGGCCGGCGGGTGGCGCCGTCGGGCAAAGGGACGGTGGCCCAGGACGGTCAGAGCGTACTGATCAAGTCGCCGGCGGGCCGGATGGAGTTCGAGCTGGCGGTCGGCGAATAGGACGTATCGGCGCAGGCGGCTACGGGAGGCGTTGCGGTTCGACGAAGAGCGGGGCGTCGGCCGGTTCGGCGTCGAGGTGTTCGTAGAACCGGCGGCACTCGCGGAGTCGTCCGCGCACGGTCCGTCGGCCGGCCAGGTAGCCCCGCTGCGGGGTGACCACGGTGTACTGGTGCTGGCGGCTGTCCTTTTCGGCGTAGATGACGACCCAGTCGGTGATGCGGTCGAGCAGCTTGAGGCGGCCGGTGTCGATGTATTCGAGGATGGAGGCGGCGATGCTGCCGCCGATGCCGGGGATCCGGCGGAGGTTCTCTTCGCCGTCGGTCTCAGCCAGGTCGAGGACCGGGCGGTGCCATGTGCGAACGTTATGGGCGGCTGTGCGATACGCTTCGATGCGGTACTGATTCTCCTCGCGTCCTGCGAGCAGGTCGCCCACCCGGTCGAGCACGTCGGCGATCTCGGCGTTGGTGATCCTTCTGTGGGCCATCGGGTTTTCCTTCATCGCGGGAAAAGCGTGTTGCCCTGACGTTGGTTGCCTACAGAAAGTCTATTCTTCTTTTGTCGGGTTGTCGAATCGCGAGAATGGGTGAAGGCTTGACATGCCGGTCGGATAGGTTTATACTGCCATCCTGGGCTTCGGGGGAATGGCGAGTGCTGACCAGGGGGAACCTGTCTTCCACGTGGCCGCAACGGTCGTGCGGCGCGCCGGGCGGGAGGGATCCCCAAGGAGATGAGAGCCATGGAGTACCGACGATTGGGGAACACGGATATCGAGGTCTCGTGCGTGTGCATGGGCACGTGGGCGACGGTCTCGGGCGGCAGCGACTATTGGGGATCGCAGTCGCACCAGGATTCGCTGACCGCCATCCGCACGAGTCTGGATAGGGGAATCAACTTCTTCGATACGGCGGAGGACTACGGCGAGGGATCGTCGGAGCAGCTTCTGGGCGAGGGGCTGGGCGACCGTCGCCGGGACGCGGTGGTGGCCACGAAGGTCGGGCCCCGGCATTCGCGGCCGGAGCAGATCAAGCGGGCGTGCGAGGAGAGTCTCCAGCGGCTGGGAACCGACTACATCGACCTCTACCAGATTCACTGGCCCAGTCCGGAGGTGGCGGTCGAGGACCAGATCGCCGCGCTGATGGCGCTGCGCGACGAGGGCAAGATTCGGACGCTGGGCGTTTCGAACTTCGGGACCTCGTACCTGCACGACCTGCAGTCCGGGCCGGTGCAGACCAACCAGCTTCCGTACAGCCTGCTGTGGCGGGCGATCGAATTCGAGATCCTGCCGGCTTCGCGCGAGAAGGGCTTGGGGATTCTCGCCTACAGCCCGCTGGCCCAGGGGATTCTGACGGGCAAGTACGAGTCAATGGAGGACGTGCCGGACGGGCGCAAGCAGACGCGGTTTTTCTCCAGCCGGTGGCCCGAGGCGGCCCATGGCGAATCGGGTCAAGAGGAACTGCTGTTCGAGACGGTCGGCCGGGTCCGCGAGTTGTGCCGGTCGGTCGGCGAGCCGATGGACCGGGTCGCCGTCGCGTGGGTGCTGGCCCACGAGGAGGTCGCCGCGGTGATCGTTGGAGCCAGGAACCGTGAGCAGGCCGCCGACAACGCGGAGGCGGCCGGCGTGGATCTGTCGGCGGACTTCCTGCAGCAGCTCGATTCGGCCACGGAGCAACTCAAGGAGTCGCTCGGCCGCAACGGGGACATGTGGCAGCACGAGTCGCGGATGGAGCGGCATCCGGTCCGTGCCTGAGGAGGTGTGGTATGCGCGTCTGGCCGGGAAAACCGTATCCCCTCGGGGCCACCTATGACGGGCGAGGGACCAACTTTTCGCTGTTCACCGAGTCCGCCCAGGCGGTCAAGCTCTGCCTTTTCGACAACGGCGGTCAGGAGACGCAGATCGAGTTGCCGGAAAGCACGGAGCACTGCCGGCACGGCTATCTTCCGGACGTGGCGCCCGGTCAGCGGTACGGCTACCGCGTGCACGGGCCGTACGATCCGGCGTCCGGCCAGCGGGCCAACCCGGCCAAGCTGCTGCTCGATCCGTACGCCAAGGCGATCGAGGGGCAGGTGCAGTGGAACCCCGCGGTCTACGGCCACAACCAGAGCGATCCCGACGGCCCGCCCAATCTGGCCGACAGCGCCCCGTTCATGCCCCGCTGCATCGTGATCAATCCGTATTTCGACTGGCGTCACGACGCGCCTCCCGACGCCACGCTGCACGAAAGCGTCATCTATGAGCTTCACGTCAAGGGTTTCACCATGCGCCACCCGGACGTGCCGCCGGAGCTGCGCGGGACGTACGCCGGGCTGGCCCATCCGGCCGTCATCGACTATCTGACCGATCTGGGCGTGACCGCAGTCGAACTGATGCCCGTCCACGAGTTCATCCACGCCCAGCGCCTGCTGGAGAAGGGCTTGCGCAACTACTGGGGGTACGACACGATCAACTTCTTTGCCCCGCACCACGAGTACGCCTCGCCCGGCCCGCCCGGCCGGCAGGTCCAGCAGTTCAAGCAGATGGTCCTGGCGCTGCACCAGGCGCGGATCGAGGTGATCCTCGACGTGGTCTACACCCACACGCCGGAGGGCAACCACCTGGGTCCGACGCTGGCCTACAAGGGCATCGACAACGTGTCCTACTACCGGCTGGTGACCGACCACCGCGGGCGGTACTACGACACCACGGGCACCGGCAACTCGTTCAACATGAATCACCCGAACGTGCTGCGGATGATCATGGATTCGCTGCGCTACTGGATCACGGAGATGCACGTGGATGGTTTCCGGTTCGATCTGGCGCCGACTTTGGCCCGCGAGCTGCACGAGGTCGACCGGCTTTCGGCCTTCTTCGACATCATCCACCAGGATCCGGTGATCTCGCAGGCCAAGCTGATCGCCGAGCCGTGGGACGTCGGGGACGGCGGCCATCAGGTGGGCAAGTTTCCCGTCCAATGGTGCGAGTGGAACGCGCTGTACCGCGACGACGTGCGGAAGTTCTGGCGCGGCGATCCGGGCACCCGGAGCGAATTCGCCCGGCGTT is a genomic window containing:
- a CDS encoding aldo/keto reductase: MEYRRLGNTDIEVSCVCMGTWATVSGGSDYWGSQSHQDSLTAIRTSLDRGINFFDTAEDYGEGSSEQLLGEGLGDRRRDAVVATKVGPRHSRPEQIKRACEESLQRLGTDYIDLYQIHWPSPEVAVEDQIAALMALRDEGKIRTLGVSNFGTSYLHDLQSGPVQTNQLPYSLLWRAIEFEILPASREKGLGILAYSPLAQGILTGKYESMEDVPDGRKQTRFFSSRWPEAAHGESGQEELLFETVGRVRELCRSVGEPMDRVAVAWVLAHEEVAAVIVGARNREQAADNAEAAGVDLSADFLQQLDSATEQLKESLGRNGDMWQHESRMERHPVRA
- the glgX gene encoding glycogen debranching protein GlgX produces the protein MRVWPGKPYPLGATYDGRGTNFSLFTESAQAVKLCLFDNGGQETQIELPESTEHCRHGYLPDVAPGQRYGYRVHGPYDPASGQRANPAKLLLDPYAKAIEGQVQWNPAVYGHNQSDPDGPPNLADSAPFMPRCIVINPYFDWRHDAPPDATLHESVIYELHVKGFTMRHPDVPPELRGTYAGLAHPAVIDYLTDLGVTAVELMPVHEFIHAQRLLEKGLRNYWGYDTINFFAPHHEYASPGPPGRQVQQFKQMVLALHQARIEVILDVVYTHTPEGNHLGPTLAYKGIDNVSYYRLVTDHRGRYYDTTGTGNSFNMNHPNVLRMIMDSLRYWITEMHVDGFRFDLAPTLARELHEVDRLSAFFDIIHQDPVISQAKLIAEPWDVGDGGHQVGKFPVQWCEWNALYRDDVRKFWRGDPGTRSEFARRFTGSAELYEKGGRPPYASVNFVTCHDGYTLRDLVSYSHGHNEANQEDDRGREEYNISFNCGHEGHTDDPEVNMRRSRYQRDFLATLLLSQGMPHILHGDEIGRTQHGNNNAYSQDNDTSYVDWEHRDCDLHEFAQRLIALRRDHPIFRRWRWIRGSGTGQPAEVAWYQPNGQPMTDEQWDRPDDHALQIMLDGNHIRGLDLQGQPISDDSFLVLVNAHHEPLAFRIIPGPTGGAWFLVLDTSDWQQDDRRSVQAGEEITMPASSLLLFTDGQ